The following proteins come from a genomic window of Candidatus Obscuribacter sp.:
- a CDS encoding DUF1223 domain-containing protein — protein MTKSRSSKVAVVELFTSEGCSSCPPADAVLSRLKREQPVSGVKIIPLSESVPYWDYIGWKDPHAKESFTARQKEYCQKFANDSLYTPQAVINGISQTTGSNYSEILRLIGATSAATDITIDGNLDRYDNRLKLTATLQLPTRTDKSKLMLTAFVVEDNLTSNVTKGENAGARISHDNVVRDLLNLEQITTNSQVFIKTINLQPGWKTKNLSTVIIVQDKTTKAIYAAKQINISSK, from the coding sequence ATGACAAAAAGCAGATCATCAAAAGTAGCAGTTGTTGAACTTTTCACCTCGGAGGGCTGCTCTAGTTGCCCGCCGGCAGACGCTGTGCTCTCACGGCTCAAAAGAGAGCAACCAGTTAGCGGAGTCAAAATCATTCCGCTCAGCGAGAGCGTACCTTATTGGGACTATATTGGCTGGAAAGATCCCCATGCAAAAGAAAGCTTTACGGCCAGACAAAAAGAATACTGTCAAAAATTTGCCAATGACTCTCTATACACCCCACAAGCAGTGATTAACGGTATATCGCAGACCACCGGTAGTAATTATTCTGAGATTTTAAGATTAATTGGGGCTACAAGCGCTGCCACAGACATCACTATTGATGGCAACCTTGATAGATATGACAATAGGCTAAAGCTCACTGCGACATTGCAGCTGCCCACTAGGACAGACAAATCAAAATTGATGCTTACAGCCTTTGTTGTGGAAGATAATCTCACCTCGAATGTGACCAAAGGTGAAAATGCAGGAGCCAGAATCAGTCACGACAATGTTGTACGCGACCTGCTAAATCTTGAACAGATCACCACAAATAGCCAAGTTTTTATAAAAACAATCAATCTACAACCAGGTTGGAAGACGAAAAATCTAAGCACAGTAATCATTGTCCAAGATAAGACCACTAAAGCAATCTATGCTGCAAAGCAAATAAACATCTCAAGCAAATAA
- a CDS encoding cellulase family glycosylhydrolase, which produces MFTRSLLTSRTSKLCSFLALSLLINAPMAMAAMELEGVNISGAEWGESNQPGTPGVHYIYPRDSDVDYFASKGMNVLRIPFNWERMQRSVSGPLDPGELARLDAVVTRSTLKGMTTIIDVHNYGAYGGKTVGVSGGQTNAMFADLWTKLANHYKSNPKVIFGLMNEPVGSSMTAASWLASAQTAINAIRATGATNHILVPSTYWGHPINFVQLNASTMINVTDPANNYSYDVHQYLDSDGSGRGTDALSPADAVATLSGFTAWAKANNRKAFLSEIGVSKDAGPRASLSAMLQYMHNNSSVWKGYTYWSAGPWWQSYIFGVQPTNNVDTPQMTTLIANLRHDNSTPTPTPTPEPTPTPTPTPTPTPTPTPTPTPTPTPTPTPTPTPTPTPTPTPTPTPTPTTGGNLGDKLNQLRDQQNKLRDAANQLRDQANRILDQQNRLRDLQQNSKDPSRIEALQNRIADMQANLQSAQANLVSRENNLQARIDALTTRMSGH; this is translated from the coding sequence ATGTTTACACGTTCCCTATTAACATCTCGCACATCCAAACTCTGCTCTTTCCTTGCACTTTCACTACTCATCAATGCCCCCATGGCAATGGCAGCCATGGAGCTAGAGGGAGTAAACATATCAGGTGCCGAGTGGGGTGAGTCAAACCAACCAGGCACACCTGGAGTCCACTATATATATCCGCGAGACTCAGATGTAGATTATTTTGCATCAAAAGGCATGAACGTCCTGCGCATACCATTTAACTGGGAGCGCATGCAACGCAGTGTTAGTGGTCCTCTCGACCCGGGTGAACTAGCCAGACTAGATGCAGTGGTGACACGCTCCACACTCAAAGGAATGACTACCATTATCGACGTACACAATTATGGTGCCTATGGTGGCAAAACAGTGGGAGTGAGCGGTGGTCAGACAAATGCCATGTTTGCCGATCTCTGGACAAAGCTCGCCAATCACTATAAATCAAATCCAAAAGTCATATTTGGTTTGATGAATGAACCCGTTGGCTCCTCAATGACAGCAGCATCCTGGCTGGCATCAGCCCAGACTGCAATTAACGCCATCAGAGCGACAGGAGCCACCAATCATATCCTTGTACCGTCGACTTACTGGGGTCACCCAATTAACTTTGTGCAACTCAATGCCAGCACAATGATCAATGTTACAGACCCGGCTAATAACTATTCATATGATGTACACCAGTATCTAGACTCTGATGGCTCCGGAAGAGGTACAGATGCTCTCAGTCCCGCAGATGCAGTCGCAACACTGAGTGGATTTACAGCCTGGGCTAAGGCAAACAATCGCAAAGCATTTTTGTCTGAAATAGGCGTAAGTAAAGATGCCGGGCCAAGAGCCAGCCTTAGTGCCATGCTCCAATATATGCACAACAACTCTAGTGTCTGGAAAGGATACACATATTGGTCTGCTGGACCATGGTGGCAAAGTTACATCTTTGGTGTGCAACCGACAAACAATGTAGACACACCACAGATGACTACGCTAATCGCCAACCTGCGCCACGATAACAGCACACCGACACCAACTCCCACGCCAGAACCCACGCCCACTCCCACACCGACTCCAACCCCAACACCCACTCCGACACCTACCCCTACCCCAACACCCACACCTACTCCAACGCCCACTCCCACCCCAACCCCAACTCCGACACCTACCCCAACACCCACACCAACGCCTACTACCGGTGGCAACCTTGGCGACAAGCTCAATCAACTTAGAGATCAGCAAAATAAACTGCGGGACGCAGCCAACCAACTCAGAGATCAAGCCAACCGTATACTCGACCAACAAAACCGGCTGAGAGATCTGCAGCAAAATAGCAAAGACCCCAGTCGCATAGAAGCCTTGCAAAATCGCATCGCCGACATGCAAGCCAACTTACAGTCAGCCCAGGCCAACCTGGTAAGCAGAGAAAACAATCTGCAAGCCAGAATAGATGCTCTAACCACCAGAATGTCTGGCCACTAA
- a CDS encoding sigma-70 family RNA polymerase sigma factor produces MTFAGSKDKRKQVEGWVKSYSAELHAFALLRLNNHQDAEDILQLTFLKAFRSFDSYKKDSDPRAWLYKIMLNNIIDLTRRKARAPVQIDLDDPQLLETMLADTSKTPESLILEKEKQSRLAGALAAIPEQFATPLIMKEIGNFTYQEIASMLVIPIGTVMSRLSRARKALSDFINDQEKTFAPRRNHEGES; encoded by the coding sequence TTGACATTTGCCGGGAGTAAAGACAAAAGGAAACAGGTAGAAGGCTGGGTAAAAAGCTACTCGGCTGAGCTGCATGCTTTTGCCTTACTGCGACTCAACAATCACCAGGACGCAGAAGACATATTGCAATTGACATTTCTCAAAGCCTTTAGAAGCTTTGACTCATATAAAAAAGACTCAGACCCAAGAGCATGGCTCTACAAAATTATGCTCAATAACATCATAGATTTGACCCGTCGTAAAGCCAGAGCGCCAGTGCAGATAGACTTAGACGACCCTCAACTACTCGAAACCATGCTTGCAGACACTTCTAAAACGCCAGAGTCACTAATACTAGAAAAAGAAAAACAAAGCCGCCTGGCCGGGGCGCTTGCAGCTATACCTGAACAATTCGCCACTCCTTTGATAATGAAAGAAATAGGCAATTTTACCTATCAAGAAATAGCAAGTATGCTGGTAATTCCAATAGGCACGGTGATGTCCCGACTATCACGGGCTCGCAAGGCATTGAGCGATTTTATCAACGATCAAGAAAAGACTTTTGCTCCCCGCCGCAATCATGAAGGTGAATCATGA
- the msrB gene encoding peptide-methionine (R)-S-oxide reductase MsrB, whose product MKALKLTSIITLALLAVWLTGQQIIASPGSNKNAASDKSTNAAVADTQTKSKHPDSYWKSKLDPNTYAVTRCSATEPPFSGKYWNNHADGKYHCSNCGELLFESKDKFDSGTGWPSFTKPQGQSVASKPDKSLGVERTEVICSHCGAHLGHVFDDGPAPTQKRYCINSASLQFDQSKSKKAEK is encoded by the coding sequence ATGAAAGCACTAAAGTTGACTTCCATAATAACCCTGGCACTGTTAGCAGTATGGCTTACAGGACAACAAATCATAGCCTCACCAGGCTCAAACAAAAATGCAGCCTCGGACAAATCAACAAACGCTGCAGTTGCAGACACACAAACCAAGTCTAAACATCCTGATAGTTATTGGAAGAGCAAGTTAGACCCCAACACCTATGCAGTGACCAGGTGCAGCGCTACCGAGCCTCCATTTAGCGGCAAATACTGGAATAACCACGCTGATGGTAAATACCACTGTAGCAATTGCGGTGAATTATTATTTGAGTCAAAAGACAAATTTGATTCAGGCACTGGCTGGCCAAGTTTTACAAAGCCTCAAGGACAATCAGTAGCAAGTAAGCCAGACAAAAGTCTCGGTGTGGAACGCACTGAAGTAATTTGCAGCCACTGTGGAGCGCACCTTGGTCATGTATTTGATGATGGTCCAGCGCCCACCCAAAAACGGTATTGCATAAACTCTGCCTCGCTTCAGTTTGACCAGAGCAAAAGCAAAAAAGCTGAAAAATAG
- a CDS encoding rhodanese-like domain-containing protein, translating into MATETLTKEAAKAIEYFEAKLAFEMGPFGLKDAIDKKEAITIVDLRTPELFAKSHVPGAINLSYEELEKSTEKLSKDKVTVFYCYGITCHLSAKAAVLAAKKGFVVKELYGGFDEYVNYELPLEGTHTKSTCGTSSCG; encoded by the coding sequence ATGGCTACCGAAACATTGACCAAAGAAGCCGCCAAGGCCATCGAATATTTTGAAGCCAAACTGGCATTTGAAATGGGACCTTTTGGTCTGAAGGATGCTATCGACAAAAAAGAAGCAATCACAATCGTAGACCTGCGCACACCAGAACTCTTTGCCAAGAGCCACGTACCCGGCGCTATCAACCTCTCATACGAAGAACTGGAAAAATCAACCGAAAAACTGAGCAAAGACAAAGTAACAGTGTTCTACTGCTACGGCATCACTTGCCATCTTTCAGCTAAAGCAGCTGTACTTGCAGCTAAGAAAGGCTTTGTTGTTAAAGAGCTTTACGGCGGATTTGACGAGTATGTCAACTATGAGCTACCCCTCGAAGGTACTCACACAAAGAGCACCTGCGGCACAAGCAGCTGCGGCTAA
- a CDS encoding exopolyphosphatase, which translates to MQNPSPPAVQSKTKYRLVTRSDFDGLVCAVLLKHMDMLDDILFVHPKDMQDGKVPITDKDITTNLPYVDGVHLAFDHHSSEMTRNKEQKQNHIIDPKAMSAARVVYDHYGGLKTFPARWNEMMHEVDKADAAQFSKEEILNPKDWVLLNYLMDPRTGLGRFRNFRISNYNLMMDLIDACKDHDISEIMQMSDVQERVALYNEQTELFKDQVNRCSTIHKNLIVLDLKGEETIFAGNRFMIYAMHPETNISIHVLWGLKQQNTVFAVGKSIVNRSSKTNIGELCLKYGGGGHENAGTCQVENDKADTVLKELVHAINTDG; encoded by the coding sequence ATGCAAAATCCCTCGCCACCGGCTGTACAAAGTAAGACAAAGTACAGACTGGTGACGCGCAGCGATTTTGACGGACTCGTTTGTGCTGTATTACTCAAGCATATGGACATGCTTGATGACATTTTGTTTGTGCACCCCAAAGACATGCAAGACGGCAAAGTGCCAATCACAGACAAAGACATCACCACCAACCTGCCTTATGTAGACGGTGTGCATCTTGCTTTTGACCACCACTCCAGTGAGATGACACGCAACAAAGAACAAAAACAAAATCACATCATTGATCCCAAAGCGATGTCAGCAGCGCGCGTAGTCTATGACCATTATGGTGGTCTTAAGACTTTTCCAGCACGCTGGAATGAGATGATGCACGAAGTCGACAAGGCTGATGCCGCGCAGTTTAGCAAAGAAGAAATTTTAAATCCTAAAGACTGGGTATTGCTCAACTATCTAATGGACCCCAGGACTGGTCTTGGTCGCTTCCGCAACTTCCGCATCTCTAACTACAATTTGATGATGGATCTAATTGACGCCTGCAAAGATCACGATATCTCCGAGATCATGCAGATGTCTGATGTACAGGAGCGGGTAGCCCTGTACAACGAGCAGACTGAGCTGTTTAAAGATCAAGTCAACCGCTGCTCCACCATCCACAAAAACCTCATCGTGCTGGATCTAAAAGGCGAAGAAACCATCTTTGCGGGCAACAGATTTATGATCTACGCCATGCATCCAGAGACCAATATTTCAATCCACGTGCTCTGGGGTCTAAAGCAACAAAACACTGTTTTTGCAGTGGGCAAATCGATTGTCAATCGCAGCTCCAAAACAAATATCGGTGAGCTTTGCCTCAAATATGGTGGCGGTGGTCACGAAAACGCAGGCACCTGTCAGGTAGAAAATGACAAGGCAGATACTGTCTTAAAAGAACTGGTACATGCTATAAACACTGATGGATAA
- a CDS encoding glycosyltransferase produces MKIIVIALGSDGDINPMIEISLVLKARGHEVEFLANGHFAKRVKAAGLTFVEVGEARLYEEALNTPHVWDPRKGFAAVWSVINQSLPITYKVIKERLIPDQTIMVGTTLALVARVVQEETGTPLVTVHLAPSCIISQHQPPVGPDGSLPQSTPLFLKRLYVSMLDNLILDKACKDDINNFRKPLGLPPVKQVFSKWLHSPTKVVGAFPPWFGEPQLDWPANSVCTGFPVYRSTQGSQLSRETQEFIKGGAPPLVFTAGSAMAQSSGHFKTALDSIAGQNTRAILISKFADQVPKSLADHVHHSLYEPFDLLFPLASVVQHHGGIGTSAQCMMAGVPQLITPFAHDQFDNAKRLERLGIAKSIKSTGDSNAWRQAIRYLTSDTAVRQSCARVRKLMDSEQNAAELIADQILH; encoded by the coding sequence ATGAAAATAATTGTGATTGCACTGGGTAGCGACGGCGATATCAATCCCATGATTGAAATCTCGCTGGTACTCAAGGCGCGCGGTCATGAAGTTGAATTTTTAGCCAATGGTCATTTTGCCAAGCGCGTCAAAGCGGCTGGACTGACTTTTGTGGAGGTCGGTGAAGCCAGGCTTTACGAAGAGGCATTGAATACCCCTCATGTTTGGGATCCTCGCAAAGGTTTTGCCGCGGTCTGGAGTGTAATAAACCAATCACTGCCAATCACTTACAAAGTCATCAAAGAAAGGCTAATACCAGATCAAACCATTATGGTTGGTACAACTCTGGCACTGGTGGCACGCGTGGTGCAAGAAGAAACAGGCACACCGCTTGTAACAGTGCATCTGGCGCCTAGCTGCATTATTTCGCAGCACCAACCACCAGTCGGACCAGATGGCTCCCTGCCACAGAGTACCCCGCTTTTTCTCAAGCGCCTGTATGTGAGCATGCTTGATAATTTGATACTGGATAAGGCTTGCAAGGATGATATTAACAATTTCCGCAAACCCCTCGGTCTGCCGCCGGTAAAGCAAGTCTTTAGTAAGTGGTTGCACTCGCCGACAAAAGTAGTCGGCGCCTTTCCGCCCTGGTTTGGCGAGCCTCAATTAGACTGGCCGGCCAATTCCGTTTGTACAGGCTTTCCGGTTTACCGCAGTACGCAAGGATCACAACTGTCCAGAGAGACTCAGGAGTTTATAAAAGGCGGGGCACCACCGTTAGTGTTCACAGCAGGCTCAGCTATGGCGCAGTCTTCAGGGCACTTCAAAACAGCTTTAGATAGCATCGCCGGACAAAACACCAGGGCCATTCTAATAAGCAAATTCGCAGATCAGGTGCCCAAGTCTCTTGCAGACCATGTCCACCATAGCCTTTATGAACCCTTTGACCTGCTCTTCCCACTGGCCAGCGTGGTGCAACACCACGGCGGCATCGGTACGAGCGCACAGTGCATGATGGCGGGAGTACCACAACTGATAACGCCATTTGCCCATGATCAGTTTGACAATGCCAAACGTCTGGAGCGCCTAGGCATAGCAAAGTCAATCAAGTCTACGGGTGACTCTAACGCCTGGCGCCAGGCAATTCGCTATCTCACCAGCGACACAGCAGTGCGACAGTCCTGCGCCCGTGTGCGCAAGCTCATGGACAGCGAGCAAAATGCAGCCGAGCTCATAGCCGATCAAATTCTTCATTAA
- a CDS encoding RNA-binding transcriptional accessory protein, which produces MTTDFYAQKIATELKVPTSQVQATLSLLDEDCTIPFIARYRKEATGSLDEVVVTAIRDLREKYTQLDKRREAMVKSLKERDLLNDELLAKLNASLTLNDLEDIYLPFKPKRKTKASVAREKGLEPLASEIFNFKIKDVKKAAEAYVDAEKGVESVDAAIGYARDIMAEWMSEQPEVRQKLRQYWSKNSIITSKMAKGKEQEGQKFKDYFDWSEKVTAAPSHRILAMLRGEGEGILKLTLKPDDEEALIIMDQKFLKGDGECGHQIELTVEDAYDRLLAPSMETELRGELKKRADIDAINVFTKNLRELLMAPPLGQKSIIALDPGFRTGCKLVCLGSQGDLLHHDVIYPHMDGSGDGAKQAKLTAEKKLVDFAKKHQVAAIAVGNGTAGRETEEFLRSIDWQHYQVDTPQIVMVNESGASIYSASEVAREEFPDYDLTVRGAVSIGRRLMDPLAELVKLDPKSIGVGQYQHDVDQPALQSSLDDTVISCVNSVGVELNTASKQLLSYVSGLGNQIATNIVKHRQENGPFKARTDLKKVARLGPKAFEQSAGFLRINDAKNPLDSSAVHPESYKVVEAMAKDLGVAVADLISNAELRKRIDLNKYVTDKIGIPTLRDILQELEKPGRDPRATLEPMKFADGVHSIGDLKEGMKLPGIITNVTAFGAFVDVGVHQDGLVHVSELTNKFVKDPSEVVTVQQKVQVTVLQVDKDRKRISLSMKR; this is translated from the coding sequence ATGACAACAGACTTTTACGCTCAAAAGATTGCCACCGAGCTAAAAGTGCCGACCAGTCAGGTCCAGGCCACTCTTTCTCTATTAGATGAAGACTGTACGATTCCTTTTATCGCTCGTTATCGCAAGGAAGCCACTGGCTCCCTGGACGAGGTCGTCGTGACAGCAATTAGAGATTTGCGCGAGAAGTACACTCAACTTGATAAGCGCCGCGAAGCTATGGTCAAGTCATTAAAAGAGCGTGACTTGCTCAATGATGAGCTTCTGGCAAAGTTAAACGCCAGTCTCACTCTAAACGACCTCGAGGACATCTATCTGCCCTTTAAGCCCAAGCGTAAGACCAAAGCCAGTGTTGCTCGCGAAAAAGGCTTGGAACCGCTGGCTAGCGAGATATTTAATTTTAAAATCAAAGATGTTAAAAAGGCTGCCGAAGCTTATGTCGATGCCGAGAAGGGTGTGGAATCGGTGGACGCCGCCATAGGCTATGCTCGCGACATAATGGCTGAGTGGATGAGCGAACAGCCCGAAGTAAGACAAAAGCTGCGCCAGTATTGGTCGAAGAACAGCATTATTACGTCTAAAATGGCAAAGGGCAAAGAACAAGAAGGTCAGAAATTTAAAGACTATTTTGACTGGAGTGAAAAGGTAACAGCGGCTCCCTCTCACCGTATCCTGGCGATGTTGCGTGGTGAAGGCGAAGGCATACTCAAGCTTACGCTTAAGCCAGACGATGAAGAAGCGCTGATTATAATGGACCAGAAGTTTCTCAAGGGAGACGGCGAGTGTGGTCATCAAATTGAGCTCACTGTCGAGGATGCATACGACAGATTGCTAGCACCATCTATGGAGACTGAGCTACGCGGAGAACTCAAAAAACGCGCTGATATTGATGCTATCAATGTATTTACAAAAAACCTGCGAGAGCTATTGATGGCACCGCCCCTGGGGCAAAAATCGATTATCGCCCTTGATCCTGGATTTCGTACTGGCTGCAAGCTTGTTTGTCTGGGTAGCCAGGGAGACCTATTGCACCATGATGTGATTTATCCTCACATGGACGGCAGCGGTGATGGCGCTAAGCAAGCTAAGTTAACAGCCGAGAAGAAGCTTGTGGATTTTGCCAAAAAGCATCAAGTGGCTGCCATCGCGGTGGGTAATGGTACTGCTGGTCGAGAGACCGAAGAATTTTTGCGCTCTATCGACTGGCAACATTATCAAGTTGACACTCCTCAGATAGTAATGGTCAATGAAAGTGGTGCTTCGATTTACTCTGCCTCCGAAGTCGCCCGTGAGGAGTTTCCCGACTATGATCTGACCGTGCGTGGTGCTGTATCCATCGGCAGGAGACTGATGGACCCGCTTGCCGAGCTGGTTAAGCTGGATCCCAAATCTATCGGTGTTGGTCAGTATCAACACGATGTCGACCAGCCTGCTTTGCAAAGTAGTCTGGATGATACTGTAATTAGTTGCGTTAACTCTGTTGGAGTCGAACTCAATACCGCTAGTAAGCAACTTTTGTCATATGTATCTGGTCTCGGTAATCAAATTGCCACCAACATAGTTAAACACCGGCAAGAAAACGGACCCTTTAAAGCTCGCACCGATCTTAAGAAGGTGGCTAGATTAGGTCCCAAAGCCTTTGAGCAGAGCGCTGGATTTTTGCGTATTAACGATGCCAAAAATCCGCTCGATAGTAGTGCGGTGCACCCCGAAAGCTACAAAGTGGTGGAAGCCATGGCTAAAGACCTGGGCGTGGCGGTGGCTGATTTAATAAGCAATGCTGAGTTGCGCAAGCGTATCGACCTCAATAAGTATGTTACTGACAAAATCGGAATACCGACTTTGAGAGATATTTTGCAAGAGCTAGAAAAGCCCGGTCGCGATCCCCGTGCCACGCTCGAGCCTATGAAGTTTGCCGATGGTGTCCACAGTATCGGTGATCTCAAAGAAGGCATGAAGCTACCTGGTATCATCACTAATGTCACGGCGTTTGGTGCATTTGTCGATGTTGGCGTGCATCAGGATGGTCTCGTTCATGTTAGCGAATTGACCAACAAATTTGTCAAAGATCCCAGTGAAGTGGTAACTGTACAGCAGAAAGTACAAGTCACTGTTTTGCAGGTAGACAAAGATCGCAAGCGGATTTCGCTCAGTATGAAGCGCTAA
- a CDS encoding DUF2383 domain-containing protein, producing the protein MAGLYIEDFNTLLTGEISAVETYNLALEKATHSEVRQTLIQCRDSHEARVVRLTTNVVQLGGEPARGGGIWGGFAKFVQGSVDNERDAIAVLEEAEAERLVQYEAQTELVPLPVYNVIKEDLLPAQHETHLYLSSLLKSLDTVAK; encoded by the coding sequence ATGGCAGGCTTATATATCGAGGACTTTAATACACTTTTGACAGGCGAGATTTCTGCCGTCGAAACTTACAATTTGGCTCTGGAAAAAGCCACCCATAGTGAAGTCAGACAGACACTAATACAGTGCCGCGACAGCCACGAAGCTCGGGTCGTGCGTCTGACTACCAATGTGGTCCAACTGGGCGGTGAACCAGCTAGAGGCGGCGGCATCTGGGGTGGCTTTGCTAAGTTTGTCCAGGGCAGTGTGGACAATGAAAGAGATGCTATTGCCGTGCTCGAAGAAGCAGAAGCCGAGCGTCTGGTCCAGTACGAAGCACAAACTGAACTAGTCCCACTACCGGTCTACAACGTAATTAAAGAGGACCTGCTGCCCGCTCAGCATGAGACTCACCTCTATTTGAGCAGCTTGCTCAAGTCACTGGATACAGTGGCAAAGTAA
- the msrA gene encoding peptide-methionine (S)-S-oxide reductase MsrA, giving the protein MDAANTQTLQKVILAAGUFWGVEEDLQQIKGVTFTEVGYTGGTTPNATYQQVCGGHTGHCEAVLVKYDTSQVSLDQILKKFWQINPAYYPPFGKGGQYRSAIFYFTEQQKAQIMAAKAALEKSSHRAIFTEITEASPFWRAEEYHQNYNKKNHGGFGSCGKH; this is encoded by the coding sequence ATGGACGCAGCCAACACACAAACCTTGCAAAAAGTAATTCTTGCCGCCGGCTGATTCTGGGGTGTTGAAGAAGATCTTCAGCAGATTAAAGGCGTGACCTTTACAGAAGTAGGCTATACCGGTGGTACCACACCAAACGCTACATACCAGCAAGTATGCGGCGGACACACTGGTCATTGTGAGGCGGTGTTAGTCAAATATGACACCAGCCAAGTATCGCTCGATCAAATACTCAAAAAGTTTTGGCAAATAAATCCAGCGTACTATCCACCCTTTGGCAAAGGCGGACAGTACCGCTCGGCGATATTTTATTTTACAGAACAACAAAAAGCTCAAATTATGGCAGCCAAGGCAGCCCTCGAAAAATCAAGTCACCGTGCCATCTTTACCGAAATAACTGAAGCCAGTCCGTTTTGGCGTGCTGAAGAATACCATCAAAATTACAACAAAAAGAATCATGGTGGTTTTGGGAGCTGCGGCAAGCACTGA
- a CDS encoding zf-HC2 domain-containing protein, whose product MNCQQCSENIDQVIDRECSEEVRSAVTKHIESCTSCQQIWHKRQLLKDQMSVLSKSNSMDPRLPAKIILSLERAERRQALSKTMFFAGVAASIALIVFLLKPTPVAQTPTNSTLAALDLSQIADRYQAHVSPDSPHHSDIEEHLVPVDLKALSNKAGFVVSTRQIIGFKPAAAEIINGTGDRQAVVHFCYQPQNKYKVCIDCYQSNRAQISLVGVNSADLNKTEKTRDERYTMLSGTIKGNSFVVLNGADHQVFISKLPAKLLIQLIGGQQDISFVNPPKFQNFQNSLGINGNSKRIQL is encoded by the coding sequence ATGAATTGCCAGCAATGTAGCGAAAATATTGACCAGGTTATTGACCGAGAGTGCAGCGAAGAAGTGCGCAGCGCTGTCACTAAGCACATAGAGAGTTGTACCTCCTGCCAGCAAATCTGGCACAAGAGACAACTTTTAAAAGATCAAATGAGCGTATTGTCTAAATCAAACTCGATGGATCCCAGGCTACCAGCTAAAATCATACTTAGCCTTGAGCGAGCTGAACGTCGACAAGCCCTCAGCAAAACCATGTTTTTTGCCGGTGTGGCAGCATCAATAGCACTTATTGTATTTTTACTAAAGCCCACACCGGTGGCACAGACCCCCACAAACTCTACCTTAGCAGCGCTAGATCTGTCCCAAATTGCTGATCGCTACCAGGCACATGTAAGCCCGGACAGTCCTCATCACTCAGATATTGAAGAGCACCTGGTCCCAGTCGACTTAAAGGCATTGAGCAACAAAGCAGGATTTGTTGTAAGTACAAGACAAATCATCGGATTTAAGCCTGCTGCTGCCGAAATAATAAACGGAACCGGTGACCGACAAGCGGTAGTTCACTTCTGCTACCAGCCTCAGAATAAATACAAAGTGTGTATCGATTGCTATCAAAGCAATCGAGCACAAATCAGCCTTGTCGGTGTCAATAGCGCCGATTTAAACAAAACGGAAAAAACTAGAGATGAGCGCTACACTATGTTAAGTGGCACTATTAAAGGCAATTCTTTTGTCGTCTTAAACGGCGCCGATCATCAGGTGTTTATCAGCAAACTACCGGCCAAACTGCTTATACAATTAATAGGAGGACAGCAAGACATTAGTTTTGTAAATCCTCCAAAATTTCAAAATTTCCAAAATTCGCTGGGAATAAATGGAAATTCCAAGCGTATTCAACTGTAG
- a CDS encoding SMI1/KNR4 family protein: protein MVQIRMENEVKAGLEESELSQYERQLGLKLPQQYRNFLLEFNGGSPRPSRFTFKDCDTGSQVLSFFGFGSFYDVLEELETYGGRLPKRFFPIAAESGGNLLCISLSGEDSGNIYFWDHELEAELSKGQTPDSVNNTTLVADSFSEFLDSFCE from the coding sequence TTGGTTCAGATAAGAATGGAGAATGAGGTAAAGGCAGGGCTTGAGGAGTCTGAGTTGAGCCAGTATGAACGACAGCTTGGGCTTAAATTGCCGCAGCAGTATCGTAATTTTCTCTTGGAATTCAACGGTGGATCGCCTCGTCCTAGCCGTTTTACCTTCAAAGACTGTGATACTGGCTCACAAGTACTTTCGTTTTTCGGATTTGGTTCCTTTTACGATGTACTTGAGGAGCTTGAGACTTATGGTGGCAGGCTACCAAAAAGATTTTTCCCGATAGCGGCTGAATCTGGTGGGAACTTACTGTGCATCTCTCTGAGTGGCGAAGATTCTGGAAATATTTACTTCTGGGATCATGAGCTGGAAGCCGAATTGTCTAAGGGGCAGACACCTGATTCTGTGAATAATACAACCTTGGTGGCTGATAGCTTCAGCGAATTCCTTGATTCTTTTTGCGAATAG